A stretch of Chionomys nivalis chromosome 2, mChiNiv1.1, whole genome shotgun sequence DNA encodes these proteins:
- the Pla2g4c gene encoding cytosolic phospholipase A2 gamma, with product MNPEESPMLQPSSIHKRSGVYFATGLQKEEKAAVNKRSSKVLEALQKLNIQADQAPVIAVLGSGGGLRAHIACLGVLSEMKELGLLDAITYLAGVSGSTWALSSFYINNGNMEGMEEELKQRYEENRWHFGENLEKAIQASKKKNYSLTDFWAYFVVSRQTRELQNSNLSSIKKHVEEGLLPYPIFAAIDGDLQPDWRKRKTRKSWFEFTPHHAGYPALGAYVPITQFGSRFKNGKLVRSEPEGDLNYLRGLWGSALADIEEIKKFICDMLADLRAKLNQGHLFMGAPRSAAGAAAYMGAPETQVDEVLLDLMMAFLKDQNDPSIKDKLQALQQVLGAKRDVFGEQKYFWLAEAVQNWNEISPKEKEQFLEYLLYCFMRTKALPVGSRSAPTNWIGSYFQDTFTFLSKTAICCWRWEWGTVYNFLYKNGNITDEAMQSREFLHLIDAGLAINTPYPLVLPPARETHLILSFDFSAGDPLETVRTTADYCQRYGIPFPQVREDQLKEWAKAPASCYILRGETGPVVMHFTLFNKNNCGDDIDTWRKKYETMKPSDCYTPELVADLLRLSRENVRINKDNILSEMRKVAGKTGNLPRMNKEDFLGYRVQNVQSSRTVEIKISNNTDIIFKEPLHYLRSGHLLVGPPPVLSPESTVSCSFVKKSSSFQGTVGMLVYQGPSVHLALLFSIPFNYALHRIKFALAIITEPVSRDLESVFDDIIQGNGSPEQKVAKYELQIPQGTLKLEHDSLIIRATMSNIHVAKMDVVVETKAV from the exons ATGAACCCTGAAGAGTCTCCCATGTTACAACCATCCAGTATACATAAGCG CTCTGGCGTTTACTTTGCCACTGGACTCCAGAAAGAAGAGAAGGCGGCTGTGAACAAACGTAGCTCCAAGGTGTTGGAGGCTCTGCAAAAGCTGAACATCCAGGCCGACCAG GCTCCAGTGATTGCTGTCCTGGGCTCTGGTGGGGGTCTGCGGGCCCACATCGCTTGTCTTGGGGTACTGAGTGAGATGAAAGAACTTGGCCTGTTGGATGCTATCACATACCTCGCAGGGGTCTCCGGGTCCACTTG ggcGTTGTCTTCATTCTACATCAACAATGGAAATATGGAAGGGATGGAAGAGGAGCTGAAACAGCGATATGAGGAGAATAGGTGGCACTTTGGAGAGAACTTGGAGAAAGCCATACAGgcatcaaagaaaaagaattactcCTTGACTGACTTTTGGGCCTATTTTGTTGTTTCCAGGCAAACCAGAGAA TTACAGAACTCTAACTTGTCCAGCATAAAGAAGCACGTGGAAGAAGGACTGCTGCCCTATCCAATCTTTGCAGCCATTGATGGTGACCTTCAGCCtgactggaggaagagaaaaactCGGA AGTCCTGGTTCGAATTCACCCCTCATCATGCTGGCTACCCTGCACTTGGGGCTTACGTCCCCATCACGCAGTTTGGAAGCAGATTTAAGAATGGAAAATTGGTTAGATCTGAGCCTGAGGGAGACTTGAATTACTTGAGAG gtTTATGGGGAAGTGCTCTAGCTGAtatagaagaaattaagaaatttatttgTG ACATGTTAGCAGACCTGAGAGCAAAATTGAACCAGGGACATTTGTTTATGGGAG CGCCTAGATCAGCAGCTGGAGCAGCGGCATACATGGGAGCACCAGAGACACAGGTGGATGAAGTGCTCTTGGATTTAATGATGGCTTTTCTTAAAGATCAGAATGACCCCAGCATCAAGGATAAGCTCCAGGCCCTGCAGCAGGTTCTGGGTGCTAAGAGAG ATGTGTTTGGTGAACAGAAGTACTTCTGGCTGGCTGAGGCGGTCCAGAATTGGAATGAGATCTCTCCCAAGGAGAAGGAGCAGTTTCTTGAATATCTGTTGTACTGCTTCATGAGGACAAAAGCGCTTCCTGTGGGTTCCAGGTCTGCACCGACAAACTGGATTGGGA gttatttccaggacACTTTTACTTTCCTGAGTAAAACTGCAATTTGTTGTtggaggtgggagtggggaaCTGTTTACAACTTCCTCTATAAAAACG GTAACATCACAGATGAGGCCATGCAGAGCCGGGAGTTTCTGCATCTGATAGATGCTGGTTTGGCTATCAACACTCCCTACCCGCTTGTTTTGCCTCCGGCTCGTGAAACTCACCTCATTCTCTCATTTGACTTCAGTGCTGGAGATCCACTAGAG ACCGTCAGGACCACAGCGGACTACTGCCAACGCTATGGAATTCCTTTTCCTCAAGTGAGAGAGGATCAGCTGAAGGAGTGGGCCAAAGCCCCAGCGAGCTGCTACATCCTCAGGGGGGAAACTGGACCTGTTGTCATGCATTTTACTCTGTTCAACAAGAACAACTGTGGAG ATGACATTGAcacatggagaaaaaaatatgagaCAATGAAACCATCTGACTGCTACACACCAGAACTTGTGGCAGATTTGCTGAGGCTGTCTAGGGAGAATGTTCGGATAAACAAGGATAATATCCTCAGTGAGATGAGGAAAGTGGCTGG GAAAACTGGCAACTTGCCAAGGATGAATAAGGAGGACTTTTTGGGATACAGAGTGCAGAATGTCCAAAGCTCTCGGACTGTGGAGATTAAGATATCCAACAACACGGACATAATATTCAAGGAGCCCTT GCACTACTTACGGAGTGGGCATTTACTAGTGGGCCCACCACCTGTGCTGTCTCCAGAGTCCACCGTCAGCTGTTCCTTTGTGAAAAAGAGCTCCAGCTTCCAGGGCACTGTGGGCATGCTGGTCTACCAGGGCCCAAGTGTCCACCTGGCCTTACTGTTCTCTATTCCCTTCAACTATGCGCTTCACAGAATTAAGTTTGCCTTAGCCATCATAACCGAGCCAGTCTCCAGAGACCTGGAGAGTGTTTTTGATGACATCATTCAGGGAAATGGGTCTCCAGAGCAAAAGGTAGCAAAGTATGAACTTCAGATCCCTCAGGGGACCCTGAAGCTGGAACATGACTCCTTGATCATCCGAGCCACAATGTCCAACATCCATGTGGCTAAAATGGATGTAGTGGTTGAGACCAAAGCTGTTTAA